In Kordiimonas sp. SCSIO 12610, the following are encoded in one genomic region:
- a CDS encoding DUF6702 family protein produces MIRIFLIGLIAVAGALWAPVSLNAHELKTALSTVLFNARTGNIEIVHRFNIHDAEHAVREVFGKGADIISSAETQDTFANYVVERFSLLRDNGDPVGLEYLGFEIEGKFFWVYQEAPSFEAPQLIMANNALREIWPDQINTVNIEGRGDIQTLTFSGNTEYLSVDFN; encoded by the coding sequence TTGATAAGGATATTTCTTATCGGTTTGATCGCAGTTGCAGGCGCCTTATGGGCGCCTGTTTCGCTCAATGCGCATGAATTGAAAACAGCACTTTCGACGGTGCTTTTTAACGCGCGCACAGGCAACATAGAGATTGTTCACCGTTTCAATATTCATGACGCAGAACATGCAGTGCGGGAAGTCTTTGGAAAAGGCGCTGACATTATCAGCTCTGCTGAGACACAGGATACATTTGCAAATTATGTTGTAGAGCGATTTTCCCTCTTGAGGGATAACGGCGATCCTGTGGGTCTTGAGTATCTCGGGTTTGAGATTGAAGGCAAATTTTTCTGGGTTTATCAGGAAGCCCCCAGTTTTGAAGCACCTCAATTGATAATGGCTAATAATGCGCTCAGAGAAATTTGGCCTGATCAAATTAATACGGTTAATATTGAAGGCCGGGGTGATATCCAGACGCTCACGTTCAGTGGTAATACTGAATATCTATCAGTTGATTTCAATTAG
- a CDS encoding bifunctional 4-hydroxy-2-oxoglutarate aldolase/2-dehydro-3-deoxy-phosphogluconate aldolase, which yields MTNSNIRTMLTGTKAIPVLAFRSTEEAVDICGHLIEEGLHVLELTMRHPSALEALGAVKTEFGDRATFGMGTITKAEQVDDVIDAGADFGVSPGLTAALADKIQDTGLPFLPGISTISEAMNARELGFDTLKFFPAEQSGGAPFLKSLGAVLPELVFCPTGGLSAGNAMDYLNLDNVMCFGASAFTKRNSQGIIEAATIKRTAEEFRANGLL from the coding sequence ATGACCAATTCCAATATCCGCACGATGCTAACAGGTACTAAGGCCATTCCTGTGCTTGCCTTCAGAAGCACCGAAGAAGCCGTCGATATTTGCGGGCACCTAATCGAAGAGGGCCTTCATGTTCTTGAACTCACGATGCGGCATCCAAGTGCACTTGAAGCACTCGGGGCTGTGAAAACAGAATTTGGTGACCGCGCAACATTTGGCATGGGTACTATCACCAAAGCCGAGCAAGTTGACGATGTTATAGATGCAGGTGCTGATTTTGGTGTCAGCCCTGGCCTAACGGCTGCCCTCGCGGATAAAATCCAGGACACTGGCCTACCATTCCTTCCGGGCATATCTACAATTTCAGAAGCGATGAATGCCCGTGAATTGGGTTTTGATACGCTTAAATTTTTTCCGGCGGAACAATCAGGCGGCGCCCCGTTCCTCAAAAGCCTAGGGGCTGTGTTGCCGGAACTTGTATTCTGCCCCACAGGCGGCCTGAGTGCAGGCAATGCAATGGATTACCTAAACCTCGATAATGTTATGTGCTTTGGAGCAAGCGCCTTTACCAAACGCAACAGCCAAGGCATTATTGAAGCTGCAACCATCAAAAGAACGGCCGAAGAGTTCCGTGCTAACGGGTTATTGTGA
- the edd gene encoding phosphogluconate dehydratase: protein MTHPRIIEVTNRIIERSSGSRSAYMARINEMRNVGPSRPAMSCGNIAHAIAACNDSDKQKLNDEETINVAIVSAYNDMLSAHQPYHYMLDEIKAAITDAGGVAQMAGGVPAMCDGVTQGQAGMELSLFSRDVIAMATGVALSHNVFEAGILFGLCDKIVPGLLMGALSFGHLPFVFIPAGPMPTGISNAEKAKVRQLYAEGKATRDDLLASESKAYHSPGTCTFYGTANSNQMMLEMMGLQLPGSSFINPTDPLRKPVNDEAARQAIKLAKAGHTMADHVDEKAIVNAAIGLLATGGSTNHTIHLIAIARAAGIKLTWKDMSDLSSVVPLISRVYPNGTADINAFHNAGGTSFVMQRLLDEGRLHGDVPCVLEGKPLEEVVADPILKDNAVIWQEVAAEPGDAMIVRPVTDPFQPTGGLALMRGNIGEGVLKTSAVKPAHRVIEAPAVVFDDQDDMLTAFQNGELDKDFIAVIRFQGPKANGMPELHKLTPSLGVLQDRGFRVALVTDGRMSGASGKVPAAIHITPEALDGGNIGRVQTGDMMRLNANTGELEVIVEAEEFEARDIPTAPARSLTVGRNMFTPFQSLVGRASEGASVFDFD, encoded by the coding sequence ATGACCCACCCTCGTATCATTGAAGTCACCAATAGGATTATCGAACGATCATCTGGATCACGCAGCGCCTATATGGCGCGCATTAACGAGATGCGCAACGTAGGACCATCACGTCCAGCTATGTCATGCGGAAATATCGCCCACGCAATCGCAGCCTGCAATGATAGTGATAAACAAAAGCTGAATGACGAAGAAACCATCAATGTAGCAATCGTTAGTGCCTATAATGATATGCTGTCAGCGCATCAGCCCTATCATTACATGCTTGATGAAATAAAAGCCGCTATCACGGATGCTGGCGGGGTTGCCCAGATGGCTGGCGGCGTACCGGCAATGTGTGACGGTGTGACCCAAGGCCAGGCCGGAATGGAATTGTCACTATTCAGCCGTGACGTTATTGCTATGGCTACAGGTGTTGCACTTTCCCATAATGTCTTCGAGGCAGGTATTTTGTTTGGCCTTTGTGATAAAATCGTTCCGGGCCTTTTGATGGGGGCACTATCCTTTGGGCATTTGCCCTTTGTTTTCATTCCGGCCGGACCTATGCCAACAGGAATTTCAAATGCCGAGAAAGCAAAAGTTCGTCAACTTTATGCGGAAGGCAAAGCAACCAGAGATGACCTGCTGGCGAGCGAAAGCAAAGCCTACCATAGTCCCGGCACCTGCACATTCTATGGTACCGCCAATTCCAACCAGATGATGTTGGAGATGATGGGTCTACAGTTACCCGGATCGAGCTTCATCAACCCAACAGATCCGCTTAGAAAACCTGTAAACGACGAAGCCGCGAGGCAAGCGATAAAGCTGGCAAAGGCAGGGCATACTATGGCAGATCATGTTGACGAGAAAGCCATTGTCAATGCAGCGATTGGTTTGCTCGCAACCGGTGGCTCAACCAATCATACCATCCATTTGATCGCGATTGCACGCGCCGCAGGCATCAAATTAACATGGAAAGATATGTCCGATCTGTCTTCCGTCGTGCCCCTGATCTCCAGAGTTTATCCAAATGGTACCGCAGACATAAATGCCTTCCATAATGCGGGCGGTACAAGTTTCGTCATGCAACGCCTGTTGGATGAAGGCAGATTACACGGCGATGTTCCTTGTGTTCTCGAAGGCAAGCCACTAGAGGAAGTCGTTGCTGACCCTATTCTCAAAGACAACGCCGTCATCTGGCAGGAAGTCGCCGCGGAACCCGGCGATGCAATGATTGTGCGCCCTGTTACTGACCCATTTCAGCCAACAGGTGGCCTCGCCTTGATGCGTGGTAATATTGGTGAAGGTGTCCTAAAGACCTCAGCCGTCAAACCAGCGCACCGTGTCATTGAAGCACCTGCAGTCGTATTTGATGATCAGGATGATATGCTAACAGCTTTCCAGAACGGCGAACTTGATAAGGATTTTATTGCTGTCATCCGCTTTCAGGGCCCAAAAGCCAACGGAATGCCCGAACTTCATAAATTAACGCCGTCGCTTGGTGTATTGCAGGACCGTGGTTTCAGGGTTGCCCTTGTCACAGATGGCCGTATGTCAGGCGCGTCCGGCAAGGTTCCGGCAGCTATCCATATTACGCCGGAAGCGCTCGACGGTGGCAACATTGGCCGTGTGCAGACAGGCGATATGATGCGCCTAAATGCCAATACTGGTGAACTTGAAGTTATTGTAGAAGCGGAAGAATTCGAAGCCCGTGATATTCCAACAGCACCGGCCCGTTCCTTAACTGTTGGTAGAAATATGTTTACCCCGTTCCAAAGCCTTGTTGGCCGCGCCAGCGAAGGCGCATCCGTTTTCGATTTTGATTAG
- the pgl gene encoding 6-phosphogluconolactonase, translating into MIDHPKINFYGFDSGPDMAFALSTRILKSLQNDLTTTGSASWAVSGGSTPKPLFEKVSNTEFDWHKVDIALVDERWVPQAHSRSNESFVKNTLLVNEATSARFTGMFVEGKSHRDALPFIENAYGKITYPFTSVLLGLGNDGHTASLFPEADGLEHALACENTSICAALTARKSTVTGDEVERITITFHAINRAKDCILMITGDEKLGTLKEALSNDINLPIARVINSMKQPLNVFWAP; encoded by the coding sequence ATGATTGATCACCCTAAAATCAACTTTTATGGCTTTGATAGCGGCCCAGATATGGCTTTCGCGCTCTCGACCCGTATCTTGAAAAGCCTGCAAAATGATCTGACCACAACGGGTTCAGCATCATGGGCTGTATCAGGGGGCTCAACTCCCAAGCCCTTGTTTGAAAAAGTGTCTAATACTGAATTTGACTGGCATAAGGTTGATATCGCGCTGGTTGACGAACGGTGGGTCCCTCAAGCGCATAGCCGCAGTAATGAAAGTTTTGTAAAAAATACATTGCTCGTTAATGAAGCAACGTCTGCGCGTTTTACCGGCATGTTTGTTGAGGGTAAGTCACACAGAGACGCCCTTCCATTCATTGAAAATGCGTACGGAAAAATCACGTACCCTTTCACGAGTGTGCTTTTAGGGCTCGGGAACGACGGTCATACAGCCTCGCTGTTTCCTGAAGCAGATGGGTTAGAGCACGCACTCGCTTGTGAAAATACCAGCATTTGTGCAGCTCTGACAGCGCGAAAAAGTACTGTCACAGGGGACGAGGTTGAGCGTATCACGATCACCTTTCATGCCATCAACCGTGCAAAAGACTGTATTTTGATGATTACAGGCGATGAGAAACTAGGAACCCTCAAAGAAGCGCTTTCCAATGACATAAATCTGCCAATCGCTCGCGTTATTAATTCTATGAAGCAACCGTTAAACGTATTTTGGGCCCCATAA
- the zwf gene encoding glucose-6-phosphate dehydrogenase produces MSSFDLIIFGGLGDLSRRKLLPALYSGFVTKRVNSDSKIYLTSRSEVDQPVLEWLTGVFEVTPPACGIDTDMLAAFADMIEVVQISLSDEGEGWEALKEQLTDTARPLVHFLAIPPAFFTSTCALLGNYGLNGDNACVVLEKPLGHNRETAAEINNDVAQYFSEEQTFRIDHYLGKEAVQNLLALRFSNLLFEQLWNNQTIDHIQITIAEDLGVEGRGGFYEGTGALKDMVQNHLLQLLCFIAMEPPARLDAQGIREEKLKVLKSLRPLEGMEIDQNVVRGQYKAGAMAGSAVKSYLDDLGLDKSETDSFVAIKAHIENWRWAGVPFYLRTGKRLPERFAEIVIQFKDVPHASDPRWHTNMQPNRFIIRLQPEDHLAMRMMIKDDKEDRAALREVELNLDVTGADDGTRLGPYLRLMLDAARGDQSLFVHRDEVDLAWQWIDRITKHWKANPGSIKTYQSGTWGPYEAHDLMKRDQRDWYHDAKDV; encoded by the coding sequence ATGTCGTCATTTGATTTGATCATTTTTGGCGGTCTTGGTGACTTATCAAGAAGGAAACTACTCCCTGCTCTATATAGTGGCTTCGTAACTAAACGCGTTAACAGCGATAGTAAAATATATCTGACATCACGCTCGGAAGTTGACCAACCTGTTCTTGAATGGCTCACAGGCGTTTTTGAGGTAACTCCCCCTGCTTGCGGGATCGATACCGACATGCTGGCGGCGTTCGCGGATATGATAGAGGTTGTTCAGATTTCCCTATCTGACGAAGGGGAAGGCTGGGAAGCCCTCAAGGAACAGCTAACCGATACTGCAAGGCCTCTCGTGCATTTTCTCGCAATTCCCCCAGCATTTTTTACCAGCACATGTGCACTTTTGGGAAATTACGGTCTAAACGGTGATAACGCGTGCGTTGTGTTGGAAAAACCGCTTGGGCACAACCGGGAAACCGCCGCAGAGATCAATAATGATGTGGCACAGTATTTTTCAGAAGAGCAAACCTTTAGGATCGATCATTATTTAGGCAAAGAAGCCGTTCAAAACCTTCTGGCGCTCAGATTCTCAAATCTATTGTTCGAGCAATTATGGAACAATCAAACAATTGACCATATTCAAATCACGATTGCTGAAGACCTGGGCGTTGAAGGCAGAGGCGGGTTCTATGAGGGCACTGGTGCCCTTAAAGATATGGTTCAAAACCACCTCTTACAATTATTATGTTTCATCGCGATGGAACCCCCTGCCAGACTAGACGCGCAAGGCATTCGTGAGGAAAAACTAAAGGTCCTTAAATCGCTTCGCCCCCTTGAAGGCATGGAAATTGACCAAAATGTTGTGCGCGGTCAATACAAGGCAGGCGCTATGGCCGGCAGCGCGGTTAAAAGCTATCTGGATGACCTTGGCCTTGATAAAAGTGAAACTGACAGTTTTGTAGCGATCAAAGCCCACATAGAAAACTGGCGCTGGGCGGGGGTGCCTTTTTACCTTCGCACAGGGAAACGCCTGCCGGAACGGTTTGCAGAAATCGTTATTCAGTTCAAGGATGTCCCGCATGCATCAGATCCCCGCTGGCACACTAACATGCAGCCAAATCGCTTTATCATTCGACTTCAACCGGAAGATCATCTGGCAATGCGGATGATGATCAAGGACGACAAAGAAGACCGGGCTGCCCTTCGTGAAGTAGAATTAAATCTGGATGTTACAGGTGCGGATGATGGCACGCGCCTTGGCCCCTACCTCAGGTTAATGCTGGATGCCGCTCGCGGTGACCAGAGCCTGTTCGTTCACCGGGACGAGGTTGACCTAGCGTGGCAATGGATCGATAGAATCACCAAACACTGGAAAGCCAATCCAGGCAGCATCAAAACCTACCAATCAGGAACATGGGGGCCATATGAAGCCCATGATTTGATGAAACGCGACCAACGTGATTGGTATCATGATGCAAAGGATGTTTAG
- the glk gene encoding glucokinase — translation MADTEKFADIITADIGGTNGRFAVIRTNNDGFSVLENITYSCADFPNFAEMMKTFIKQASAHSINHAHLAIAGQTTHSQAQITNIGWQFTAHELQKATGLEKVSFMNDFAAVARAVPHLKPSEYKVIKSGVTDDSAPMSIMGPGTGFGVAQLLKVGTDYKVISSEGGHASFAPTTHLERDLWAHLKKATEHICIESVLSGRGLARIHNFLVEYAGSGPNGLTPQEISSAATTGELPSCVRAVQLFLSILGGVASDIALSHGGRGGVWIAGGIVPKIYEHIGNSDFLKRFGSKGIMSSYLTNIPIHVITDTNSALIGAAADWRGNQSSFMNAFEGA, via the coding sequence ATGGCAGATACTGAAAAATTTGCAGATATTATCACTGCAGACATCGGCGGTACCAATGGCCGTTTCGCCGTTATCAGAACAAATAACGATGGTTTCTCTGTATTGGAAAATATCACATATAGCTGCGCTGATTTTCCAAATTTTGCAGAAATGATGAAAACCTTTATCAAACAGGCAAGCGCGCATTCTATTAACCACGCACATCTTGCAATCGCTGGTCAAACCACCCATTCACAAGCTCAAATAACCAATATAGGCTGGCAGTTCACAGCGCATGAACTTCAGAAGGCTACAGGGCTTGAAAAAGTTAGCTTCATGAATGACTTCGCCGCTGTTGCACGCGCTGTACCCCATTTAAAGCCTTCAGAATACAAGGTTATCAAATCAGGTGTTACGGATGATAGCGCGCCGATGAGCATCATGGGGCCCGGCACAGGCTTTGGCGTCGCACAACTTTTGAAGGTTGGAACTGACTATAAGGTTATTTCTTCAGAGGGCGGTCACGCCTCCTTTGCTCCAACAACACATTTGGAACGTGATTTATGGGCGCACTTAAAGAAAGCAACCGAACATATTTGCATCGAATCCGTTCTCTCAGGGCGTGGATTGGCGAGAATTCATAATTTTCTGGTTGAATATGCAGGGTCAGGACCAAACGGCTTAACCCCACAGGAAATAAGTAGCGCAGCCACAACAGGTGAGCTTCCTTCCTGTGTGCGTGCTGTTCAGCTATTCCTATCAATCCTCGGCGGCGTCGCTAGCGATATTGCACTCTCCCATGGTGGTCGTGGCGGTGTGTGGATTGCCGGCGGTATTGTACCGAAAATATACGAGCATATCGGTAACAGCGATTTCCTGAAACGGTTCGGCTCAAAGGGTATTATGTCTTCCTACCTGACGAATATCCCGATCCATGTTATTACCGATACAAACTCTGCACTTATTGGTGCCGCAGCAGATTGGCGCGGTAATCAATCAAGTTTCATGAATGCCTTTGAAGGAGCATAA
- a CDS encoding LacI family DNA-binding transcriptional regulator codes for MGKATIDDVARLAAVSIKTVSRVINKEANVREKTRERVLEAINSLNYQPSQSARGLAGNRSYTIGMLYGHLSPGYFMDVQEGVLKTCMDHHYGLILNPISNNSADLERNVYDWLRHSRVEGVVMTPPFGSDERIVNALKAADIPAVTLSERALDIIPSVVIDEVSAARELTRHLIDQGHKNIAFVLGETEHQSSKLRLQGFRDEMKAHGLPVDERLLVSGDFSFEGSSDAASFLMDLSERPTAVFAANDDMAAAVLSAAHNRNIKVPDEVAVVGFDNSPIASQVWPALTTVDQPARSMASLACEKLINQIKKTEEIDHVNGEDTLTTVPYTLHVRASSISG; via the coding sequence ATGGGTAAAGCTACGATTGATGATGTGGCCCGTTTGGCAGCGGTCTCAATAAAGACAGTATCACGTGTCATCAACAAAGAAGCGAATGTTCGGGAAAAGACGCGGGAACGTGTGCTTGAAGCGATAAATTCCCTGAATTACCAACCAAGTCAGTCTGCAAGGGGACTTGCGGGCAATCGTTCCTACACGATCGGGATGCTTTATGGGCACCTTAGTCCCGGGTATTTTATGGATGTTCAGGAAGGTGTTCTCAAGACATGTATGGACCATCATTACGGTCTGATATTAAATCCTATATCGAATAATTCCGCTGACCTTGAGCGTAATGTTTATGATTGGCTTCGTCACTCGAGGGTGGAAGGAGTTGTTATGACGCCGCCATTCGGCTCCGATGAGCGTATTGTGAATGCCTTAAAAGCTGCTGATATTCCTGCTGTGACCCTGTCAGAGCGCGCGCTCGACATCATTCCGTCAGTCGTTATCGATGAAGTTAGTGCTGCGAGGGAACTTACCCGTCATTTGATAGATCAAGGCCATAAAAACATAGCTTTTGTCTTGGGCGAAACCGAACACCAATCAAGTAAACTTAGATTACAGGGCTTTCGCGATGAGATGAAAGCTCACGGTTTGCCTGTGGATGAAAGGCTACTTGTATCGGGTGATTTCAGTTTTGAAGGGAGTTCGGACGCAGCGTCATTTTTGATGGACCTTAGCGAGCGACCAACAGCGGTTTTCGCTGCAAATGACGATATGGCAGCGGCAGTCCTTTCTGCAGCACATAACAGAAATATAAAAGTGCCTGACGAGGTCGCTGTTGTTGGATTTGATAATTCGCCGATCGCGTCGCAGGTTTGGCCCGCGTTAACAACGGTTGATCAACCGGCACGGTCCATGGCTTCGCTCGCTTGTGAGAAACTGATTAATCAAATCAAAAAAACCGAAGAGATTGACCATGTGAATGGCGAAGATACCCTGACCACAGTGCCATATACTTTGCATGTCAGGGCGTCTTCCATCAGTGGTTAA
- a CDS encoding phosphoenolpyruvate carboxylase encodes MLPTDSIYRLTDTADESSSCHTHMRGCTKHYDEILNTAWALNQKISDSDTGLNDLEAILQTTGSEILERRLDKLKTYVSEQSPDMNAARLEMAFKTLAHENGKILSANEFKNKAKTQLAGIVITAHPTFSLSKDAWAFATEILTKKNKGAQGAKPEGLCLLPTASPSLEDELHYANAAIRNIRLSLRSVWRIFMKVTHELYPNEWQNITPSIATVASWVGFDLDGRTDIGWAQSLYFRYYTTLLGLEELQAFWASIDERLTTGSSKQTSDKINSAISTLNGCFADGLENLKKAESDNHYAAFNCKAVERRSNKDEARAQIQHCLNELIASDIDQSLALEIATFRAEWETIGLGLSHIHFRLNAAQLHNAIRPLINLQEAPDRSASRRHYLDAVANLLQNVNEETIHYGTLAEEQTTAKRVFMLAKQFRKHFDDNGSLRMLVAESDTPFTLLVALYYAKLFGVDDYVEISPLFETGIGLQRGDRVISELLDNPDFLSYIQKQGRFCVQLGFSDSGRYVGQVAASLAIERFKLRLIRLWKARGLSDIDLVFFDTHGESIGRGAHPRSMIDRFEYTHTPEVRRTLNAIQNTYKHEVSFQGGDGYLWFISEDVTLAVVTDLLTTRLKTPNAEPDLLYENSDWSLDFFLTLTETQEHLTEETGYLRLIDSIGQSMLYPTGSRAVKRQGRKGIGNRLESIGQIRAIPNNAVLQQLGYMANSITGVGAAANRNARRFSEIVQQSPRLRQIMRMSLEALKRSDVNILAAYLIGLSPAHWLDRCEAEAPSKKRSKMLRLSSLLEDIFAGSDMGLVLRDLRRDSLLLEDMLRSASNIDEATPQLNQTILALHTIRIALIYFIYMKAMEVPRFSSRQDISLHDLIDQILHLNIPDIVEELRKIFPAHIHNDDDAQYGEEASYDISKTGGYIKEHREIFDELEHAYELILKISSLLSSEIGAVG; translated from the coding sequence ATGTTACCTACCGACTCTATCTACCGTCTTACAGATACCGCCGACGAAAGTAGCTCATGCCATACTCATATGCGTGGATGCACAAAGCATTATGATGAAATCCTCAACACCGCCTGGGCACTAAACCAGAAAATCAGCGATTCTGATACTGGACTTAATGACCTTGAGGCAATCCTACAAACAACTGGATCAGAAATTCTTGAACGCAGGCTCGATAAGCTGAAAACATATGTTTCCGAACAGTCCCCTGATATGAATGCCGCGCGGTTGGAAATGGCTTTCAAGACATTAGCGCATGAAAATGGAAAAATTCTATCCGCCAATGAATTTAAAAATAAGGCCAAAACCCAGCTAGCGGGGATAGTTATAACCGCACACCCGACCTTTTCACTCTCTAAAGATGCCTGGGCTTTTGCAACTGAGATCTTAACAAAGAAAAACAAGGGTGCTCAGGGCGCAAAGCCCGAAGGCCTTTGCCTGCTTCCCACAGCATCGCCGTCTTTGGAAGATGAATTGCACTATGCCAACGCTGCCATTCGGAACATTAGATTGAGTTTACGTTCTGTGTGGCGAATCTTCATGAAAGTTACCCATGAACTTTATCCAAACGAATGGCAGAATATCACCCCGTCTATTGCAACTGTCGCAAGCTGGGTTGGCTTTGACCTTGATGGACGGACTGATATTGGTTGGGCTCAAAGCTTATATTTCCGTTATTACACCACCCTTCTCGGGCTTGAAGAACTCCAAGCCTTCTGGGCCTCAATTGATGAACGTCTAACCACTGGCTCAAGCAAACAAACAAGTGATAAAATCAATTCAGCAATCAGCACATTAAATGGCTGTTTTGCTGACGGTTTGGAAAACTTGAAAAAAGCGGAAAGCGATAATCACTATGCTGCATTCAACTGTAAAGCTGTGGAAAGGCGCAGCAACAAAGATGAAGCACGCGCTCAAATCCAGCACTGCCTGAATGAACTTATTGCTTCGGATATTGACCAGTCATTGGCACTAGAAATTGCAACATTCCGCGCTGAATGGGAGACCATTGGGCTTGGCCTTTCGCATATTCATTTCAGGCTAAACGCGGCGCAGCTCCACAATGCCATACGCCCCCTTATTAACCTTCAGGAAGCTCCGGACAGAAGCGCATCAAGGCGCCATTATTTGGATGCTGTCGCCAATCTTTTGCAAAATGTAAACGAAGAGACAATCCATTACGGCACGCTTGCCGAAGAACAAACAACCGCCAAACGTGTCTTTATGCTGGCAAAACAGTTTCGCAAACATTTCGATGATAATGGGTCATTGCGGATGCTTGTGGCCGAATCTGATACCCCATTCACCCTATTGGTAGCGCTTTATTATGCGAAACTTTTCGGGGTTGATGATTATGTAGAAATTTCACCTCTTTTCGAGACAGGGATCGGCCTTCAGCGCGGTGATCGTGTTATCAGTGAACTTCTCGATAACCCTGATTTCTTATCATATATCCAAAAGCAAGGTCGCTTTTGCGTGCAATTAGGGTTTTCTGATTCTGGACGTTATGTTGGACAAGTGGCGGCATCCCTCGCCATCGAGCGCTTTAAGTTGCGCCTTATCCGCCTTTGGAAAGCCAGAGGACTTTCAGACATAGACCTTGTGTTTTTTGATACACACGGCGAGTCTATTGGCCGAGGCGCGCACCCAAGAAGCATGATTGATCGCTTTGAATACACTCACACACCCGAAGTTCGGCGAACGCTCAATGCCATCCAAAACACGTATAAACACGAAGTCAGCTTCCAGGGTGGGGACGGATACCTTTGGTTCATCAGCGAAGACGTTACACTCGCCGTCGTAACAGACCTTTTGACAACGCGCCTGAAAACGCCCAATGCAGAACCTGACCTTCTGTACGAAAATAGCGATTGGTCGCTTGATTTCTTCCTGACGTTGACAGAGACACAAGAGCACCTAACAGAAGAAACAGGATACCTGAGGCTAATCGATTCCATCGGTCAATCAATGCTATACCCAACAGGATCAAGGGCCGTTAAGCGGCAGGGCCGGAAAGGGATTGGTAATCGCCTGGAATCTATTGGTCAGATCCGCGCCATTCCCAACAATGCAGTGCTTCAGCAACTCGGATATATGGCCAATTCCATCACCGGTGTTGGTGCAGCCGCCAATCGGAATGCACGACGTTTTAGTGAAATCGTTCAACAGTCGCCGCGTCTGAGGCAAATCATGCGGATGAGCCTGGAAGCCTTAAAACGCTCGGACGTCAATATTCTGGCTGCTTACTTAATTGGCCTTTCCCCTGCCCATTGGCTGGATCGCTGTGAAGCCGAAGCCCCATCCAAAAAACGCAGTAAAATGCTTCGCCTCTCCAGTTTATTAGAAGACATTTTCGCAGGCAGTGATATGGGACTGGTTTTAAGGGATTTAAGACGAGACAGCCTTTTACTCGAAGACATGCTAAGATCGGCATCAAATATCGACGAGGCCACTCCGCAACTTAATCAGACCATTTTGGCATTACACACCATTCGTATCGCCCTGATTTACTTCATCTATATGAAAGCGATGGAGGTACCAAGATTTTCATCACGGCAGGACATATCACTTCATGACTTGATTGACCAAATCCTTCACCTGAACATTCCAGATATCGTTGAAGAACTGCGTAAAATCTTCCCCGCTCATATTCATAATGACGACGATGCCCAATATGGTGAGGAGGCGAGCTACGATATCTCAAAAACAGGTGGATACATCAAAGAACACAGAGAAATTTTTGATGAGCTTGAACATGCTTATGAATTAATTCTGAAGATCAGTAGCTTACTTTCCAGCGAGATTGGCGCTGTAGGTTAA
- a CDS encoding Lrp/AsnC family transcriptional regulator, with amino-acid sequence MDHVDLRILNTLQKDASGSIAEIAERAGTSQTPCWRRIKRMEEDGIIKKRVALLDQEKLNIGLTGFILIRTAEHDEEWLRAFAEGVKAMPEVLEFHRMTGEVDYLLRIVTTDLKGYDAIYKKLIKVAKLSDVSACFSMECIKETTELPLFPS; translated from the coding sequence ATGGACCATGTTGATCTAAGAATTTTAAATACCTTGCAAAAGGATGCATCTGGCTCGATCGCTGAAATCGCTGAACGTGCCGGCACTTCGCAAACCCCTTGTTGGCGCAGAATAAAGCGTATGGAAGAAGACGGCATTATCAAGAAACGTGTGGCTCTTCTTGATCAGGAAAAATTGAATATTGGTTTAACTGGATTTATTTTAATTCGCACCGCTGAGCATGACGAGGAGTGGCTTCGTGCATTCGCAGAAGGTGTCAAAGCCATGCCGGAGGTGCTTGAGTTTCATAGAATGACCGGGGAAGTTGATTATCTGCTGCGTATTGTGACAACAGACCTCAAGGGATATGATGCGATCTATAAGAAATTAATCAAGGTCGCCAAACTATCGGATGTTAGCGCATGTTTTTCGATGGAATGTATAAAAGAAACTACAGAACTCCCTCTTTTTCCTTCGTAG
- a CDS encoding DUF6356 family protein — MLVRLFTEHPKSVDESYFEHLLMASSFGLTMVFYGLLCFVHALLPFLFEKSASKAIDRLYVRMVTNRNRKNAAKHSHPTAAAE; from the coding sequence GTGTTGGTTAGACTGTTTACTGAACACCCAAAGTCAGTTGATGAAAGTTATTTTGAACACTTGCTCATGGCTTCGTCTTTTGGCCTGACGATGGTTTTTTATGGCCTATTGTGTTTTGTTCACGCTCTTCTGCCATTTCTATTTGAAAAGTCAGCGAGTAAAGCAATCGACCGCCTGTATGTGCGAATGGTAACGAACCGTAATCGAAAAAACGCTGCTAAGCATAGCCACCCAACGGCTGCTGCCGAATAA